The following are encoded in a window of Cryobacterium sp. CG_9.6 genomic DNA:
- the istA gene encoding IS21 family transposase, translated as MSVQENIRTLDSHGIAGREIARRLGVSRDAVTKYTGQQNFSPKPPTPVPRPAGSAVGGLEDTIETWLTEDQRRPRKQRHTAKRVFDRLVNEENYSGSYSPVQRFVRKWNDQHRQAGEGFTELVWPAGTAQVDFGQAEAIIGGIRQILHIFVVTFPFSNMRFVQAYRGETAECVCHGLRTVFDHIGAAPRHLVFDNATGIGRRVGTKVIEAKLFGAFKLHYRSESRFCNPYSGNEKGNVENAVGFLRRNLMVPEPEAATLQGLNNILLTRCMALAEATHYRKGLPVSELFAQDVAASLALPGVGFDPVRYESRTADKKGNMLIDGNTYAAGSSFHSRTLTVGLRHDVVEILDEYSAPVRSFPRAFGVQAETIFEPAALLPLLATKPGAWSHSQLRPLVPGPVRDWLDNATATNRRRLLSAVDAASGSAGFDAAITAADLLIQRGDTPEIAALGMLARRLADRTSPAVENVDLSVYDIFTTGSFTTLNTLTGEIA; from the coding sequence ATGTCCGTGCAAGAAAATATCAGAACTCTCGACTCCCACGGAATCGCGGGCCGTGAAATCGCCCGCCGATTGGGAGTCAGCCGGGACGCGGTGACGAAATACACCGGGCAACAGAACTTTTCACCCAAGCCACCGACGCCCGTTCCGAGGCCAGCCGGATCAGCCGTGGGCGGGCTTGAAGACACCATCGAGACGTGGTTGACCGAGGACCAGCGCCGACCGCGCAAGCAACGCCACACTGCCAAGCGGGTCTTTGATCGCTTGGTCAACGAGGAGAATTACAGCGGCAGCTACTCCCCGGTGCAACGCTTTGTGCGGAAGTGGAACGACCAGCACCGCCAGGCCGGGGAGGGCTTCACGGAGCTGGTCTGGCCGGCCGGAACTGCGCAGGTCGACTTCGGCCAGGCCGAGGCCATCATCGGCGGGATCCGCCAGATCCTGCACATCTTCGTCGTGACGTTCCCGTTTTCGAACATGCGCTTCGTGCAGGCCTACCGCGGCGAGACCGCCGAGTGCGTCTGCCACGGCCTGCGCACCGTGTTCGATCACATCGGCGCTGCACCCCGGCACCTGGTCTTTGACAACGCCACCGGCATCGGACGCCGCGTCGGCACCAAAGTCATCGAGGCCAAACTGTTCGGCGCATTCAAACTGCACTACCGATCCGAGTCCAGGTTTTGCAATCCATACTCCGGCAACGAGAAAGGCAACGTCGAAAACGCCGTCGGGTTCCTCCGCCGCAACCTGATGGTCCCCGAGCCAGAAGCAGCCACCCTGCAGGGCCTGAACAACATATTGCTGACGCGGTGCATGGCGTTGGCTGAGGCCACGCATTACCGGAAAGGCTTGCCCGTGAGCGAGCTCTTCGCGCAGGACGTTGCCGCCAGTCTGGCGCTGCCCGGCGTGGGGTTTGACCCGGTGCGTTATGAGTCCCGAACGGCTGACAAAAAGGGGAACATGCTCATCGACGGCAACACCTACGCGGCCGGGTCTTCCTTCCACAGCCGCACCCTCACCGTTGGGCTCCGCCACGACGTGGTCGAGATCCTCGATGAGTATTCCGCGCCGGTGCGGTCCTTTCCCCGCGCTTTCGGAGTGCAAGCCGAGACGATCTTCGAGCCCGCGGCGCTGCTGCCATTGCTGGCGACCAAGCCCGGCGCCTGGAGCCATTCCCAGCTGCGGCCGTTGGTCCCGGGGCCAGTGCGCGACTGGCTCGACAACGCCACCGCCACCAACCGGCGCCGCCTGCTCAGCGCTGTCGATGCCGCATCAGGATCAGCCGGGTTCGATGCCGCCATCACTGCTGCTGACCTACTCATCCAACGAGGCGACACCCCCGAGATCGCCGCGTTGGGCATGCTCGCCCGGCGCCTGGCCGACAGAACCAGCCCGGCAGTGGAGAACGTGGACCTGAGCGTCTATGACATCTTTACCACCGGCAGCTT
- a CDS encoding IS481 family transposase produces the protein MPHINTRLTLHGRALLIDRVINDGRPVSHVAKELGISRQCAHRWINRHHAEGTAGLLNRSSRPHHCPTKTSAPQEAKVVVARLLGRNGPLRIAAVTGVPARTVSRILTRYDLPPLSWLDPVTGAVIRSSRATAERYERDRPGELVHIDVKKLGRIPNGGGWRADPTQSPRNHRKGSRRVGFDYVHAVIDDHSRLAYAEIQPDEKGITAAGVLERAAAFFAANGIPQIERVISDNAFAYRNSTAFKEAVAKIGAVQRFIKPHCPWTNGKVERLNRTLATEWAYARKYTSNHERAQALAPWLNFYNTERIHTGIGQTPLSRVSPTS, from the coding sequence ATGCCCCACATTAATACCCGTTTGACCCTTCATGGGAGGGCCTTACTGATTGACAGAGTGATCAATGACGGGCGCCCTGTCTCGCACGTCGCTAAAGAGCTCGGCATCTCGCGTCAATGCGCTCACCGCTGGATTAACCGGCACCACGCTGAGGGCACCGCGGGGCTCCTGAACCGCTCGTCCCGGCCACACCATTGCCCGACGAAGACCAGTGCTCCGCAAGAAGCGAAAGTTGTTGTTGCCCGTCTCCTGGGGCGGAATGGGCCCCTGCGCATCGCGGCGGTGACGGGAGTGCCAGCACGGACCGTGTCGCGAATACTGACTCGCTACGACCTCCCACCCCTGTCGTGGCTGGACCCCGTCACCGGCGCGGTCATCCGATCTTCACGCGCCACCGCAGAACGCTACGAACGCGACCGGCCAGGCGAACTGGTACACATCGACGTGAAGAAACTCGGCCGCATCCCGAACGGTGGCGGGTGGCGCGCTGACCCCACCCAAAGTCCCCGCAATCATCGAAAGGGGTCTCGGCGCGTGGGATTTGACTACGTCCACGCGGTCATCGACGATCACTCCCGCCTCGCCTACGCCGAAATCCAGCCCGACGAGAAGGGCATCACCGCTGCTGGTGTCCTCGAACGTGCCGCAGCCTTCTTCGCGGCAAACGGCATCCCCCAGATTGAACGCGTCATCTCTGACAACGCCTTCGCTTACCGAAACTCGACCGCATTCAAAGAAGCCGTCGCGAAGATCGGGGCCGTGCAACGCTTCATCAAACCGCACTGCCCCTGGACGAACGGGAAAGTCGAACGACTGAACCGCACCCTCGCCACCGAATGGGCCTACGCCCGCAAATACACCAGCAACCACGAACGCGCCCAAGCCCTTGCGCCCTGGCTCAACTTCTACAACACTGAACGCATCCACACTGGAATCGGACAGACACCGCTCAGCCGAGTGTCACCAACCTCATGA
- a CDS encoding cytochrome c oxidase subunit 4 — translation MRTNARIFYGLAVFFAFVTVIYVVWSYLDPFHGTIEWVGTFCLALSALLAAFIGFYLGKVYSAQGGETPEDRLDGNIDDGDPESGFFSPWSWWPVVLAASAALVFLGLAAGFWVAYIGLAIGAVALVGWVYEYYRGLFAR, via the coding sequence ATGAGAACCAACGCTCGGATCTTTTACGGCCTGGCCGTCTTCTTCGCCTTCGTGACTGTGATCTATGTGGTGTGGAGCTATCTTGATCCCTTCCACGGCACGATCGAATGGGTCGGGACGTTCTGTCTGGCTCTGAGCGCTCTGTTGGCGGCATTCATCGGCTTCTATCTGGGCAAGGTGTACAGCGCCCAGGGCGGGGAAACCCCCGAGGATCGCCTCGACGGCAACATCGATGATGGCGACCCGGAGTCTGGTTTCTTCAGCCCGTGGAGCTGGTGGCCCGTGGTTCTGGCCGCGTCTGCTGCTCTCGTTTTCCTGGGGCTAGCCGCAGGCTTCTGGGTAGCATACATTGGCCTCGCAATTGGAGCTGTCGCCCTGGTTGGTTGGGTCTATGAGTACTACCGGGGCTTGTTCGCCCGCTAA
- the ctaD gene encoding cytochrome c oxidase subunit I, which translates to MSTTITPAAPRLETPVSPSAERKGNLLVRTITSTDHKVIGYMYLVTSFIYFCLGGVMALIIRAQLFAPGLEIVQTKEQYNQLFTMHGTIMLLMFATPLFFGFANFLIPLQIGAPDVAFPRLNALAYWFFNFGSLIAVAGFLTPQGAASFGWFAYQPLASTTFSPGIGGNLWMVGLGLSGFGTILGSVNFITTIITMRAPGMTMWRMPVFTWNTLITSLLALMVFPVLAAAMLAAASDRIFGSHIYDPANGGAILWQHLFWFFGHPEVYIIALPFFGIVSEVFPVFSRKPMFGYKTLIYATISIAALSVSVWAHHMYVTGSVLLPFFSLMTMLIAVPTGVKIFNWIGTMWRGSVTFETPMLWAIGFLITFTFGGLTGVILASPPLDFHVTDTYFVVAHFHYVVFGTVVFAMFSGFYFWWPKWTGKMLNESLGKWHFWLLFIGFHTTFLIQHWLGVVGMPRRYATYSPDDNFTWMNQVSTVGAMILALSMIPFFLNVYITARRAPKVTVNDPWGYGSSLEWATSCPPPRHNFTSIPRIRSERPAFDLNHPEAGLPVGVGFVKDAPASATYDASANKVQ; encoded by the coding sequence ATGAGCACGACCATCACCCCCGCAGCACCGCGCTTGGAGACTCCGGTCTCACCGTCCGCCGAACGCAAGGGCAACCTCCTCGTGCGGACAATTACCTCCACCGATCACAAGGTGATCGGGTACATGTATCTGGTCACGTCGTTCATCTACTTCTGCCTCGGCGGAGTGATGGCGTTGATCATCCGTGCGCAGCTCTTCGCACCGGGCCTGGAGATCGTTCAGACCAAGGAACAGTACAACCAGCTCTTCACCATGCACGGTACGATCATGCTTCTGATGTTCGCAACGCCGCTGTTCTTCGGTTTCGCGAACTTCCTGATTCCGCTGCAGATTGGTGCACCTGACGTTGCCTTCCCGCGTCTGAACGCGCTGGCCTACTGGTTCTTCAACTTTGGAAGCCTCATCGCCGTTGCCGGGTTCCTCACCCCTCAGGGCGCGGCTTCGTTCGGTTGGTTTGCGTATCAGCCGCTGGCAAGCACCACCTTCTCACCGGGCATCGGTGGAAACCTATGGATGGTGGGTCTGGGACTGTCCGGATTCGGAACCATTCTTGGTTCCGTGAACTTCATCACGACGATCATCACCATGCGCGCTCCCGGCATGACGATGTGGCGCATGCCCGTCTTCACCTGGAACACACTGATCACGTCGCTGCTCGCGCTGATGGTCTTCCCCGTTCTTGCTGCCGCTATGCTCGCCGCAGCGTCAGACCGCATCTTCGGCTCGCACATTTATGATCCCGCCAACGGTGGTGCCATTCTCTGGCAGCACTTGTTCTGGTTCTTCGGTCACCCTGAGGTGTACATCATCGCTCTGCCGTTCTTTGGCATCGTGTCCGAGGTGTTCCCGGTGTTCAGCCGCAAGCCCATGTTCGGATACAAGACACTGATTTACGCAACCATCTCGATTGCTGCGCTCTCAGTTTCTGTCTGGGCTCACCACATGTACGTAACCGGATCTGTGCTCCTGCCGTTCTTCTCTCTCATGACGATGCTGATCGCCGTGCCGACAGGTGTGAAGATCTTCAACTGGATCGGCACAATGTGGCGAGGATCGGTCACGTTCGAGACCCCCATGCTGTGGGCTATCGGCTTCCTGATCACCTTCACATTTGGTGGACTCACCGGCGTCATCCTGGCCTCACCGCCGCTTGACTTCCACGTGACCGACACGTACTTCGTTGTTGCTCACTTCCACTACGTGGTGTTTGGTACCGTCGTCTTCGCCATGTTCAGTGGTTTCTACTTCTGGTGGCCCAAGTGGACCGGCAAGATGCTCAACGAGAGCCTCGGCAAGTGGCACTTCTGGTTGCTTTTCATTGGCTTCCACACCACGTTCCTCATCCAGCACTGGCTCGGCGTCGTGGGCATGCCCCGCCGTTACGCCACGTACTCTCCGGATGACAACTTCACCTGGATGAACCAGGTGTCAACCGTCGGTGCCATGATTCTCGCCCTGTCGATGATTCCGTTCTTCCTGAACGTGTACATCACGGCGCGTCGTGCACCGAAGGTCACGGTCAATGATCCCTGGGGCTACGGTTCGTCGCTCGAGTGGGCCACCTCGTGCCCGCCGCCGCGACACAACTTCACGTCCATTCCGCGCATCCGCTCGGAGCGTCCGGCCTTTGACCTGAACCACCCGGAGGCGGGGCTTCCCGTCGGCGTAGGTTTTGTCAAGGATGCCCCGGCTTCAGCGACATACGACGCTTCAGCAAACAAGGTGCAGTAG